gggggggagagagaaagagggaggaaaaagagagatggagagaaagagagagagagggggaagagagggagagtgaaagagagagagagagggaaagagggagggaacaagagagagagaaaaagagagagggaatgagagagagaaagagagacagagagtgagaggggacaagagagtgagaaagagagagacagagagagagagagagacagagagggagagagagagagagcgtgagcgagGGGACGAGGGAGAGTCACAGCGAGGGTGAGAGTTTAGTGGGTTGAGCCAGCGGTATCAGCCAGGAGTAGGGGTGGAGGGAGTTGCAGAGTGTGCCGATACTCACCATTTTcagagggtgagtgagggtgacCCCGTACAGCTGGATGAGGTGTGGGTGGTTGATGGCGTACATTGCGTTCACCTCCTGGAGGAAGTCGGCCATGGCATCTGTCTCGCTGGAGATGTCTGACCTCAAACATTTCACAGCCACACACAGCTGAAAGACAAGGCGGGGGGGGTTAAACcgcggagcgggagacacagagacaaggcgggggtgagggtggggggtggaggttaAACcgcggagcgggagacacagagaCAAGACCCAACCTCTGGGCACCATCACTGTGCCCAGGCACCAGGGCATTGTTTTTCACAACACAACCCAGCCAACGCCGTGCAGGTGCcaacagatgccccatagaaagcattctttctgggtgtatcacagcttggtctggggctcctgctctgcccaagaccgcaaggaactacaaagggtcgtgaatgtagcccaatccatcacacaaacccagcctcccatccattgactctgtctacacttcccgctgcctcgggaaaaagcagccggcgtaatcaaggaccccccacgcaccccggacattctctcttccaccttcttccatcgggaaaaagatacaaaagtctgaggtcacgcaccaaccgactcaagaacagcttcttccctgctgctgccagacttttgaatggaccgacctcgcattaagttgatctttctctacaccctagctatgactgtaacactacattctgcactctctcctttccttctctatgaacagtatgctttgtctgtatagcacgcaagaaacaatacttttcactctatcccaatacacgtgacaataattaatcaaatcaaatccttctcccctatgtactctatgaacggtatgctttgtatagcgcgcaaggaacaatacttttcactgtgtcccaatacatgtggcaaaaataaatcaaatccttctcccctatgtactctatgaacggtatgctttgtatagcgcgcaagaaacaatacttttcactgtatcccaatacatgtgacaataataaatcaaatccttctcccctatgtactctatgaacggtatgctttgtatagcgcgcaagaaacaatacttttcactgtatcccaatacatgtgacaataataaatcaaatcaaatccattgccACACTGCCCTCCTTCGTTCCACCGTTCATCAtcctactgtgtacagttctggtcaccctattatagaaaggatattattaaactagaaagagtgcagaaaagatttactaggatgctaccgggacttgatggattgagttataaggagaggctggatagactgggacttttttctctggagcgtaggaggctgaggggtgatcttatagaggtctataaaataatgaggggcacagatcagctagatagtcaacatcttttcccaaaggtaggagagtctaaaactagagggcataggtttaaggtgagaggggagagatacaaaagggcccagaagggcaattttttcacacagagggtggtgagtgtctggaacgagctgccagaggtagtagtcgaggcggttacaattttgtcttttaaaagcatttagatagttacatgggtaagatgggtatagagggatatggggcaaacgcgggcaattgggacgagcttaggagtttaataaaaggggcggcatggacaagttgggccgaagggcctgtttccgtgctgtatacctctacgactctatgactgtgggaggaaacgggagcacccggaggaaacccacgcaaacacacggggggagaacatgcagactccgcacagacagtgacccgcgccGGGAATCGAATGCTGTTAACCTCTCGAACTCTATCCTCCAATCACTGTCCCGTCCAGGTATCAACCTCAAAGGTCAACACTGATAAGCCAGGAGCCCTCTGAACCTCCAAAGCCCACCGTCCCTGAGAAGGGACTGGACAATGATGGAAAAAGGAAGCCCTCATTTAGGTAGCAACTTCCAGGATCCCCCCAGGCTACCTTCCAGCCAAGGGAGGCCATTCGGATTTGACCGTCATTGCATTGTGGGAAACCTGGCGCCATTTTGTTTTGACACAGCAACTTCCCACAAATGTGCGATGGGAGGGAGGTAACAACCATCCAATGcgggatgttgactgagggataatcatgggggggtggggttgtggggggggggtgggggagaatcttCCCCTTGCTTGCCTTCCAGCAGTgaccgtgggatcttttacacccaccttttttttaacgttttaaagttcatttattagtgttgtaaagtagggcttacattaacactgcaatggagttactgtgacaatcccctagtcgccacactccggcgcctgttcgggtaacactgagggagaatttagcacggccaatgcaccctaaccagcacgtctttcggactgtgggaggaaactggagcacccggaggaaacccacgcggacacggggagaatgtgcaaacttcacacagacagtgaccccaagctgggattcaaacctggatccctggcgctgtgaggcagcggtgctaacccactgtgccaccatgctgcccaaacgtgtgtaggttaggtggattggacataccaaattgccccttagtgaccaaagatgtgcgggttgggtggattggccatgctaaattgccccttagtgtccaaagatatgcaggttaggtggattggccatgctaaattgccccttagtgtccaaagatgtgcaggttaggtggattggccgtgctaaattgccccttagtgaccaaagatgtgcaggttaggtggattggccgtgctaaattgccccttagtgaccaaagatgtgcaggttaggtggattggccatgctaaattgccccttagtgaccaaagatgtgcaggttaggtggattggccatgctaaattgccccttagtgaccaaagatgtgcaggttaggtggattggccatgctaaattgtcccttatgattggcagtggcacagtgggttagcactgctgcctcacagcaccagggacctgggttcgattcccggcttgggtcactgtctgttcggagtctgcacattctccccgtgtctgcgtgggtttcctccgggtgatccggtttcctcccacagtctgaaagacgtgctggttagggtgcattggccgtgctaaattctccctcagtgttgcccgaacaggcgccggagtgtggcgactgggggattttcaaagtaacttcattgcagtgttaatgtaagccgacttgtgacacgaataaataaataaactttaaaacggacacgggggagaaggtgcagactccgcacagacagtgacccgagccgggaatcgaacccgggtccctggcgctgtgaggcagcagcgctaacccgctgtgccaccgtgccgcccacaccacACCCGAAAGTTGGCATCCTGAACAGTGTATTGGGATTGGCCCTGGGAGTGTCAGTTTCGATTCCCCGCTCAACCCGCCGGAGTGGGTCTCGAAACCACGACCTACGGCCTCGCATGGAAACTGggagccggaggaggccattcgacccttccaacctgccccgccattcactcCAATCATGGCTGTACACGGTGTGACCACAGAGGAGTGCCGCAAAGCCTTGCAAATCTGACACATACAAGACCATCCAACACTTAAAGGTAAGAGTTGGTGAGAGACATGGCGTCGCTGAGcagggagggggcattggggtgggcacaggacgGGGGCAGGAGGGtaggtgagagagagggtgccaagtgtgtgagggagtacaGGCCGGGTGTGGGGTATCCCGGAGAGAGTGGGGATAATGTGAGAGAGGAGAGCGAGGGGttaacatcgaaactagaagcaggaggaggccattcggcccttccagcctaccccgccattcattctgatcatggctgatcatccaattcaatatcctgattcctccccttccccccatatccctcgttccctttcgccccaagagcgaaatctaatttcttcctgaaatcacacaacgttttggcctcaactactttctgtgggagtgaattccacacattcaccaccctctgggtgaagaaatttctcctcacctcagtccgaaaagatttacccccttatccccccccccgccacctagtTCTGGgtggcacggcgacacagtgggttagcgctgctgcctcacagtgccagggacctgggttcgattcccagcttggggtcactgcctgtgcggagtctgcacgttctccccgtgtctgcgtgggtttcctccgggtgctccggtttcctcccacagtccaaagatgtgcaggttaggtggattggccgtgctaaattgtcccttggtgtccaaagatgtgcaggttaggtggattgggcatgctaaattgccccttggtgtccaaagatgtgtaggttaggtggattggccatgctaaattgccccttggtgtccaaagatgtgcaggttagatggattggccatgctaaattgtcccttagtgtccaaagatgtgcgggttaggtggattggccatgctaaattgccccttggtgtccaaagatgtgcaggttagatggattggccatgctaaattgccccttagtgtccaaagatgtgcgggttagatggattggccgtgcgaaattgtcccctagtgtccaaagatgtgcgcgttaggtggattggccatgctaaattgccccttagtgtccaaagatgtgcaggttagatggattggccatgctaaattgccccttagtgtccaaagatgtgcgggttagatggattggccgtgcgaaattgtcccctagtgtccaaagatgtgcgggttaggtggattggccatgctaaattgccccttagtgtcagggggattagcagggtaaatgcgtggggttacgaggatagggcctgtgtgggattgtgctcggtgcagactcgatgggccgaatggcctccttctgcactgtagggattctatgattcccccaccatcgggaacattctttctgaatctaccgtctaatactgttagaattttctaagtttctatgagatcccctctcactcttccaaactccagtgaatttcagagaatcattgaatcctacagtgcagaaggaggccattcagcccatcgagcctggaccaactacaatcccacccaggccctatccccgtaaccccatgcatttatcctagctagtccctcagacactaaggggcaatttagcacggccaatccccctaacctgcacatctttggacactaagggacaatttagcatggccaatccaccctaacctgcacatctttggacactaaggggcaatttagcatgaccaatccacctaacctgcacatctttggacactaagggacaatttagcatggccaatccacctaacctgcacatctttggacactaagggacaatttagcatggacaatccacctaacccgcacatctttggacagtaaggggcaatttagcatggccaatccacctaacccgcacatcattggacactaaggggcaatttagcatggccaatccacctaacccgcacatcattgggcaataaggggcaatttagcatggccaatccacctaacctgcacatcattgggcaataaggggcaatttagcatggccaatcctcctaacctgcacagctttggacactaagggcaatttagcatggccaatccacctaacctgcacatctttcagactgtgggaggaaacccatgcagacacggggagaacgtgcagactccacacagacagtgacccgagcacaggattcgaacccgggtccctggcgctgtgagacagcagcgctaaccactgggccaccgtgccacccaaataatCTTGgacacctgattgaggtgttgaagattatgaggggcgtggacagggtggataaggagcagctgctcccctcagttgaagggtcagtcacgagggggcacaggttaaaagtggaggtttggggagggatttgaggaaagacttttctacccagagggtggtgagggtctggaatgcgctgcctgggagggtgggggaggcggggaacctcacatcctttaataagtacccggatgagtacttggcacatcacagCAGTCAAGGCCAAGTGctagcaagtgggattaggtgggcaggtctggGCCTCTCATGAGTCGGtcccgactcgatgggccgaagggcctcttcccctGCGCCGCAGTATTCCGTGATCCCGCGAATGCCGTCCTCGCGAGGTGTGCCGGCTACTCACAATGCGGCCGTTCGGAAACCTCCATTCACCGCGTCTCACCACGCCGAAGGAGCCGTTCCCCAACCGCTCGAACAACGCCAAGTCCTTGTCGTTAATCAGGCACTTGGGGGCGACCTCGGACTCCGGCGAGCAGAAAGGGGCGCCACCCCCGTACGAGGCCTGGTCGTAGTTCTCGCCGGAGCGTGCGCTGAACATCTGTGAAGACAAAATGGCGGCGTAGAGACAGCAACGGTGAGAGGACGGTGAGACAGCCGCAACGCGGACAGAAAGACCCCACCTCCGGCAacgcggctctccctcagcactgcactgaggaACTTGTCCTGGTTTCCTCTTTActtattcgtgggacacgggcgtcgctggctgggcccagcatttattgcccatccctcgttgcccttggagggcgatTGAGAGTCACCCattttgttgtggctctggagtcatattatatttatttattagtcacaagtaaggcttacattaacaccgcaatgaagttactgtgaaattcccctagtcgccacactccagcgcctgttcgcgtaacacggagggagaatttagcacggccaatccacctaagcggcacatctttggacactaagggaaaatttagcatggccaatcctcctaacctgcacatctttggacactaaggggcaatttagcatggccaatccacctaagcggcacatctttggacactaagggaaaatttagcatggccaatccccctaaccttcacatctttggacactaaggggcaatttagcacggccaatacacctaaccttcacatctttggacactaaggggcaatttagcacggccaatacacctaaccttcacatctttggacactaacgggcaatttagcatggccaatccacccaacctacacatctttggacactaaggggcaatttagcatggccaatccccctaaccttcacatctttggacactaaggggcaatttagcatggccaatccccctaaccttcacatctttggacactaaggggcaatttagcatggccaatacacctaaccttcacatctttggacactaaggggcaatttagcacggccaatcctctaacccgcacatctttggacactaaggggcaatttagcacggccaatccacctaaccttcacatctttggacactaaggggcaatttagcacggccaatccacctaaccttcacatctttggacactaaggggcaatttagcatggccaatccccctaacctgcacatctttggacactaaggggcaatttagcatggccaatccacctaaccttcacatctttggacactaagggacaattcagcatggccaatccacctaacccgcacatctttggacactaaggggcaatttagcacggccaatcctcttacccgcacatctttggacactaaggggcaatttagcacggccaatccacctaaccttcacatctttggacactaagggacaattcagcatggccaatccacctaacccgcacatctttggacactaaggggcaatttagcacggccaatccacctaaccttcacatctttggacgctaagggacaatttagcatggccaatccacctaacccgcacatctttggactgtgggaggaaaccggagcacccggaggaaacccacgcagacacggggagaacgtgcagactccgcacagacagtgacccgagccgggaatcgaaaccgggtccctggcgctgtgaggcagcagtgctaacccactgggcgGGTTCGTACCTTTGACATCCATGATTTGGGCCGGCCAATCACTCGTCTCCTCTTCACAGCTTCAAAAAGACGTCTGTgtcctgagacagagggagacacagagcagAGGTTACAGGAGGGAGCACCGATTATCTGACACACATttaattagatttattattgttacatgtattgggatgcagtgaaaagtattgattcttgcgtacaagacagacaaagcataccgttcatagagaaggaaatgcgagGGTGCCAAAtttagtgatacagtcatagctagggtgtagagaaagatcaacttaatatcggGTATTAATataggaggaaatagagggaggagatggggagcagagaggggaaagggggggagagagagagggggggaaagagagatggggggagagggagagaggggggagagagagagaggaggagagagaggggggagagagagggggagagagagagaggggggagagagagggaggagagaaaggggagagagagagagggggggagagagagagagggggagagagagaggggagagagaaagggggagagagagaggggagagagaaaggggggagagagagggggggagagagagaggggcagagagagagaggggggggagagagagaggggaggagagggggagagagagagggagagagaggggggagagggggggggggagagagggggggagaggggggggggaggagggggggagagaggggggggagagagggggggagagagaggcagagagagaggggagagagaggggggagagagaggggtgagagagagagggggggagagagagtggggagagagagaggggagagagaggggggagagagagaggggagagagagagggggggagagagaggggggagagagagagagggggagagagagaggggggagagagaggggggagagagagagggggggagagagaggggagagagggggagagagaggggggagagagagggggagagagagaggggaagaggagagagggggagagagggggagagagagaggggagagagagaggggggagagagagagggggagagagagaggggggagagagagagggggagagagagggggagagagagagggggagagagagagggagagagagagaggggggggtgggagggagaacaAGGGCGAGAATTTAAATGTGGAGGCTCTGTGTGGATCGGCAATGTCAGAGAGAACAGGAGCCGGGGGCCGGACCCGCTCAGGGTGACTGAGCACAGGGACAGCATGTGGAGGGGCTGAGGGatggaggggatggagggagggatgaaaGGAAGGAAGGACAGAAGGagcggggggaggtggtggagggacGGAGCAGAAGGAAGGATGGAGGAAGGATGGAGGGAGGTTGGAGGgaggaaatggagggaggggctggagggaggggctggggggaggggctgggggaggggctggagggaggggctgggggaggggtggagggaggggctgggggaggggtggagggaggggctgggggaggggtggagggaggggctggggggaggggtggagggaggggctggggggaggggtggagggaggggctggggggaggggatggagggagtggatggagggaggggcggagggaggggtggagggagggggtggggggaggggatggagggagggctggAGAGAGGGTTGGAGGGAGACATGGAGGGGGGGATGCAGTAGAGATGGAGGTAAGGATGGAGGTAGGGATGGATGTAGGgtcggagggagggatggagggaaggatggagggagggttggaagtagggatggagggagggatggaggtagGTATGGATGTAGGgtcggagggagggatggagggagggatggagggagggatggagggaggggatggagggagggatggaggtagGTATGGATGTTGGgtcggagggagggatggagggagggatggagggagggatggaggtagGTATGGATGTAGGgtcggagggagggatggagggagggatggagggagggatggagggaggggatggagggagggatggaggtagggtcggagagagggatggagagagggatggagggagggatggagggaggggtggagggagggatagagggaggtgtggaggtagggatggaggtagggatggagggagggttggaggtagagatggagggagggttggaggtagggatggaggtagggatggagggaggggtggaggtagGGATGGAGGTAGGGATGGAGGTAGGGATGAAGGGAGGGTtggaggtagggatggagggagggatggagggaggggtggaggtagggatggagggagggatggagggaggtgcCCTCACCCCTCCGAGCGAGGATTCTGTACCTGGCCGCCCCATTCCGATTCGCTCCAAATCCACGGTCTTGACGAAGTCGAAG
The window above is part of the Mustelus asterias unplaced genomic scaffold, sMusAst1.hap1.1 HAP1_SCAFFOLD_4718, whole genome shotgun sequence genome. Proteins encoded here:
- the LOC144491207 gene encoding activated CDC42 kinase 1-like translates to MTEQGAGAAAEGTEWLLQLLKEVQLEQFYLRIRDDLNVTRLHHFDFVKTVDLERIGMGRPGHRRLFEAVKRRRVIGRPKSWMSKMFSARSGENYDQASYGGGAPFCSPESEVAPKCLINDKDLALFERLGNGSFGVVRRGEWRFPNGRILCVAVKCLRSDISSETDAMADFLQEVNAMYAINHPHLIQLYGVTLTHPLKM